A genomic window from Peromyscus maniculatus bairdii isolate BWxNUB_F1_BW_parent chromosome 1, HU_Pman_BW_mat_3.1, whole genome shotgun sequence includes:
- the Cnot3 gene encoding CCR4-NOT transcription complex subunit 3 isoform X2, whose protein sequence is MADKRKLQGEIDRCLKKVSEGVEQFEDIWQKLHNAANANQKEKYEADLKKEIKKLQRLRDQIKTWVASNEIKDKRQLIENRKLIETQMERFKVVERETKTKAYSKEGLGLAQKVDPAQKEKEEVGQWLTNTIDTLNMQVDQFESEVESLSVQTRKKKGDKDKQDRIEGLKRHIEKHRYHVRMLETILRMLDNDSILVDAIRKIKDDVEYYVDSSQDPDFEENEFLYDDLDLEDIPQALVATSPPSHSHMEDEIFNQSSSTPTSTTSSSPIPPSPANCTTENSEDDKKRGRSTDSEVSQSPAKNGSKPVHSNQHPQSPAVPPTYSSGPPPATSALSSAPGNNGASTLAAPPSALGPKASPAPSHNSGTPAPYAQAVAPPNASGPSAAQPRPPSAQPSGGGSGGGSGGSSSSSSSGTGAGAGKQNGATSYSSVVADSPAEVALSSSGGSSASSQALGPTSGPHNPAPSTSKEPSTAAPAGTGSVASGSGNNSGGPSLLVPLPVNPPSSPTPSFSEAKAAGPLLNGPPQFSTTPEIKAPEPLSSLKSMAERAAISSGIEDPVPTLHLTERDIILSSTSAPPTSAQPALQLSEVNIPLSLGVCPLGPVSLTKEQLYQQAMEEAAWHHMPHPSDSERIRQYLPRNPCPTPPYHHQMPPPHSDTVEFYQRLSTETLFFIFYYLEGTKAQYLAAKALKKQSWRFHTKYMMWFQRHEEPKTITDEFEQGTYIYFDYEKWGQRKKEGFTFEYRYLEDRDLQ, encoded by the exons GTGAGATTGATCGCTGCCTCAAGAAGGTGTCCGAAGGTGTGGAGCAGTTTGAAGATATTTGGCAAAAG CTCCACAATGCAGCCAACGCGAACCAGAAAGAAAAGTATGAGGCTGACCTAAAGAAGGAGATTAAGAAGCTACAA CGGCTGAGGGACCAGATCAAGACATGGGTGGCATCCAACGAGATCAAGGACAAAAGGCAGCTTATCGAAAACCGCAAGCTCATTGAAACG CAAATGGAACGGTTCAAAGTCGTGGAACGAGAGACCAAAACCAAAGCTTATAGCAAGGAGGGCCTGGGTCTGGCTCAGAAGGTGGACCCTGcccagaaggagaaggaagaggttgGCCAGTGGCTCACG aACACCATTGACACCCTAAATATGCAGGTGGACCAGTTTGAGAGTGAGGTGGAGTCACTGTCGGTACAGACACGCAAGAAGAAGGGCGACAAGGAT AAGCAGGACCGGATTGAGGGCTTGAAGCGGCACATCGAGAAGCACCGCTACCATGTGCGCATGCTGGAGACCATCCTGCGCATGCTGGACAATGACTCCATCCTGGTCGACGCCATCCGAAAGATCAAGGATGACGTGGAGTACTACGTTGACTCGTCCCAGGACCCCGACTTTGAAGAGAACGAATTCCTCTATGACGACCTGGACCTCGAGGACATTC CACAGGCGCTGGTCGCCACCTCCCCCcccagccacagccacatggaGGATGAGATCTTCAACCAGTCCAGCAGCACGCCCACCTCAACAACTTCCAGCTCTCCCATCCCACCCAGCCCAGCTAACTGCACTACG GAAAACTCTGAAGATGATAAGAAGAGAGGCCGCTCGACAGATAGTGAAGTCAGCCAG TCTCCAGCCAAAAACGGCTCCAAGCCTGTCCACAGCAACCAGCACCCCCAGTCCCCAGCTGTGCCGCCCACCTACTCCTCTGGCCCCCCACCTGCCACTTCTGCCTTGAGCTCCGCCCCTGGCAACAATGGGGCCTCTACCCTAGCAGCACCTCCAAGTGCCCTGGGCCCCAAGGCCAGTCCGGCTCCCAGCCACAACTCGGGTACTCCTGCCCCCTATGCCCAGGCTGTGGCCCCACCCAATGCCAGCGGGCCCAGCGCTGCCCAGCCCCGGCCTCCCAGTGCCCAGCCGAGCGGCGGGGGAAGCGGTGGTGGCAGCggagggagcagcagcagcagcagcagtggcacagGCGCGGGGGCTGGCAAGCAGAACGGTGCCACCA GCTACAGTTCGGTTGTTGCAGACAGCCCTGCGGAGGTGGCTCTGAGCAGCAGTGGGGGCAGCAGTGCCAGCAGCCAAGCCCTGGGCCCCACTTCAGGCCCTCATAACCCAGCTCCCAGCACCTC GAAGGAACCCAGTACGGCAGCCCCAGCGGGGACTGGGAGTGTGGCTTCAGGCTCAGGGAACAACTCAGGGGGACCCAGCCTCTTGGTGCCACTGCCTGTGAATCCTCCCAGTTCTCCGACACCCAGCTTCAGTGAGGCCAAGGCAGCTGGCCCCCTGCTCAATGGTCCCCCGCAGTTCAGTACCACCCCGGAGATAAAG GCCCCTGAACCTCTGAGCTCTCTGAAATCCATGGCAGAACGGGCAGCTATCAGCTCTGGTATTGAGGACCCTGTGCCAACGTTACACCTAACAGAGCGAG ACATCATCCTGAGCAGCACATCAGCACCCCCCACCTCAGCCCAGCCAGCCCTGCAGCTGTCAGAGGTGAACATACCATTGTCACTGGGCGTGTGTCCCCTGGGGCCGGTGTCCCTCACCAAGGAGCAGCTTtaccagcaagccatggaagAGGCCGCCTGGCACCACATGCCCCACCCCTCTGACTCTGAGCGCATTCG GCAGTACCTCCCCCGGAACCCTTGCCCGACACCCCCCTACCACCACCAGATGCCACCCCCACACTCGGACACAGTGGAGTTCTACCAGCGCCTGTCAACTGAGacactcttcttcatcttctactATCTGGAG GGAACCAAGGCACAGTATTTGGCAGCCAAGGCCCTAAAGAAGCAGTCCTGGCGATTCCACACCAAGTACATGATGTGGTTCCAGAGGCACGAGGAGCCCAAGACCATCACAGATGAGTTTGAGCAG GGCACCTACATCTACTTTGACTACGAGAAGTGGGGCCAGCGGAAGAAGGAAGGCTTCACCTTTGAGTACCGCTACCTGGAGGACCGGGACCTCCAGTGA
- the Cnot3 gene encoding CCR4-NOT transcription complex subunit 3 isoform X1, translated as MADKRKLQGEIDRCLKKVSEGVEQFEDIWQKLHNAANANQKEKYEADLKKEIKKLQRLRDQIKTWVASNEIKDKRQLIENRKLIETQMERFKVVERETKTKAYSKEGLGLAQKVDPAQKEKEEVGQWLTNTIDTLNMQVDQFESEVESLSVQTRKKKGDKDQKQDRIEGLKRHIEKHRYHVRMLETILRMLDNDSILVDAIRKIKDDVEYYVDSSQDPDFEENEFLYDDLDLEDIPQALVATSPPSHSHMEDEIFNQSSSTPTSTTSSSPIPPSPANCTTENSEDDKKRGRSTDSEVSQSPAKNGSKPVHSNQHPQSPAVPPTYSSGPPPATSALSSAPGNNGASTLAAPPSALGPKASPAPSHNSGTPAPYAQAVAPPNASGPSAAQPRPPSAQPSGGGSGGGSGGSSSSSSSGTGAGAGKQNGATSYSSVVADSPAEVALSSSGGSSASSQALGPTSGPHNPAPSTSKEPSTAAPAGTGSVASGSGNNSGGPSLLVPLPVNPPSSPTPSFSEAKAAGPLLNGPPQFSTTPEIKAPEPLSSLKSMAERAAISSGIEDPVPTLHLTERDIILSSTSAPPTSAQPALQLSEVNIPLSLGVCPLGPVSLTKEQLYQQAMEEAAWHHMPHPSDSERIRQYLPRNPCPTPPYHHQMPPPHSDTVEFYQRLSTETLFFIFYYLEGTKAQYLAAKALKKQSWRFHTKYMMWFQRHEEPKTITDEFEQGTYIYFDYEKWGQRKKEGFTFEYRYLEDRDLQ; from the exons GTGAGATTGATCGCTGCCTCAAGAAGGTGTCCGAAGGTGTGGAGCAGTTTGAAGATATTTGGCAAAAG CTCCACAATGCAGCCAACGCGAACCAGAAAGAAAAGTATGAGGCTGACCTAAAGAAGGAGATTAAGAAGCTACAA CGGCTGAGGGACCAGATCAAGACATGGGTGGCATCCAACGAGATCAAGGACAAAAGGCAGCTTATCGAAAACCGCAAGCTCATTGAAACG CAAATGGAACGGTTCAAAGTCGTGGAACGAGAGACCAAAACCAAAGCTTATAGCAAGGAGGGCCTGGGTCTGGCTCAGAAGGTGGACCCTGcccagaaggagaaggaagaggttgGCCAGTGGCTCACG aACACCATTGACACCCTAAATATGCAGGTGGACCAGTTTGAGAGTGAGGTGGAGTCACTGTCGGTACAGACACGCAAGAAGAAGGGCGACAAGGAT CAGAAGCAGGACCGGATTGAGGGCTTGAAGCGGCACATCGAGAAGCACCGCTACCATGTGCGCATGCTGGAGACCATCCTGCGCATGCTGGACAATGACTCCATCCTGGTCGACGCCATCCGAAAGATCAAGGATGACGTGGAGTACTACGTTGACTCGTCCCAGGACCCCGACTTTGAAGAGAACGAATTCCTCTATGACGACCTGGACCTCGAGGACATTC CACAGGCGCTGGTCGCCACCTCCCCCcccagccacagccacatggaGGATGAGATCTTCAACCAGTCCAGCAGCACGCCCACCTCAACAACTTCCAGCTCTCCCATCCCACCCAGCCCAGCTAACTGCACTACG GAAAACTCTGAAGATGATAAGAAGAGAGGCCGCTCGACAGATAGTGAAGTCAGCCAG TCTCCAGCCAAAAACGGCTCCAAGCCTGTCCACAGCAACCAGCACCCCCAGTCCCCAGCTGTGCCGCCCACCTACTCCTCTGGCCCCCCACCTGCCACTTCTGCCTTGAGCTCCGCCCCTGGCAACAATGGGGCCTCTACCCTAGCAGCACCTCCAAGTGCCCTGGGCCCCAAGGCCAGTCCGGCTCCCAGCCACAACTCGGGTACTCCTGCCCCCTATGCCCAGGCTGTGGCCCCACCCAATGCCAGCGGGCCCAGCGCTGCCCAGCCCCGGCCTCCCAGTGCCCAGCCGAGCGGCGGGGGAAGCGGTGGTGGCAGCggagggagcagcagcagcagcagcagtggcacagGCGCGGGGGCTGGCAAGCAGAACGGTGCCACCA GCTACAGTTCGGTTGTTGCAGACAGCCCTGCGGAGGTGGCTCTGAGCAGCAGTGGGGGCAGCAGTGCCAGCAGCCAAGCCCTGGGCCCCACTTCAGGCCCTCATAACCCAGCTCCCAGCACCTC GAAGGAACCCAGTACGGCAGCCCCAGCGGGGACTGGGAGTGTGGCTTCAGGCTCAGGGAACAACTCAGGGGGACCCAGCCTCTTGGTGCCACTGCCTGTGAATCCTCCCAGTTCTCCGACACCCAGCTTCAGTGAGGCCAAGGCAGCTGGCCCCCTGCTCAATGGTCCCCCGCAGTTCAGTACCACCCCGGAGATAAAG GCCCCTGAACCTCTGAGCTCTCTGAAATCCATGGCAGAACGGGCAGCTATCAGCTCTGGTATTGAGGACCCTGTGCCAACGTTACACCTAACAGAGCGAG ACATCATCCTGAGCAGCACATCAGCACCCCCCACCTCAGCCCAGCCAGCCCTGCAGCTGTCAGAGGTGAACATACCATTGTCACTGGGCGTGTGTCCCCTGGGGCCGGTGTCCCTCACCAAGGAGCAGCTTtaccagcaagccatggaagAGGCCGCCTGGCACCACATGCCCCACCCCTCTGACTCTGAGCGCATTCG GCAGTACCTCCCCCGGAACCCTTGCCCGACACCCCCCTACCACCACCAGATGCCACCCCCACACTCGGACACAGTGGAGTTCTACCAGCGCCTGTCAACTGAGacactcttcttcatcttctactATCTGGAG GGAACCAAGGCACAGTATTTGGCAGCCAAGGCCCTAAAGAAGCAGTCCTGGCGATTCCACACCAAGTACATGATGTGGTTCCAGAGGCACGAGGAGCCCAAGACCATCACAGATGAGTTTGAGCAG GGCACCTACATCTACTTTGACTACGAGAAGTGGGGCCAGCGGAAGAAGGAAGGCTTCACCTTTGAGTACCGCTACCTGGAGGACCGGGACCTCCAGTGA
- the Cnot3 gene encoding CCR4-NOT transcription complex subunit 3 isoform X3, with the protein MLETILRMLDNDSILVDAIRKIKDDVEYYVDSSQDPDFEENEFLYDDLDLEDIPQALVATSPPSHSHMEDEIFNQSSSTPTSTTSSSPIPPSPANCTTENSEDDKKRGRSTDSEVSQSPAKNGSKPVHSNQHPQSPAVPPTYSSGPPPATSALSSAPGNNGASTLAAPPSALGPKASPAPSHNSGTPAPYAQAVAPPNASGPSAAQPRPPSAQPSGGGSGGGSGGSSSSSSSGTGAGAGKQNGATSYSSVVADSPAEVALSSSGGSSASSQALGPTSGPHNPAPSTSKEPSTAAPAGTGSVASGSGNNSGGPSLLVPLPVNPPSSPTPSFSEAKAAGPLLNGPPQFSTTPEIKAPEPLSSLKSMAERAAISSGIEDPVPTLHLTERDIILSSTSAPPTSAQPALQLSEVNIPLSLGVCPLGPVSLTKEQLYQQAMEEAAWHHMPHPSDSERIRQYLPRNPCPTPPYHHQMPPPHSDTVEFYQRLSTETLFFIFYYLEGTKAQYLAAKALKKQSWRFHTKYMMWFQRHEEPKTITDEFEQGTYIYFDYEKWGQRKKEGFTFEYRYLEDRDLQ; encoded by the exons ATGCTGGAGACCATCCTGCGCATGCTGGACAATGACTCCATCCTGGTCGACGCCATCCGAAAGATCAAGGATGACGTGGAGTACTACGTTGACTCGTCCCAGGACCCCGACTTTGAAGAGAACGAATTCCTCTATGACGACCTGGACCTCGAGGACATTC CACAGGCGCTGGTCGCCACCTCCCCCcccagccacagccacatggaGGATGAGATCTTCAACCAGTCCAGCAGCACGCCCACCTCAACAACTTCCAGCTCTCCCATCCCACCCAGCCCAGCTAACTGCACTACG GAAAACTCTGAAGATGATAAGAAGAGAGGCCGCTCGACAGATAGTGAAGTCAGCCAG TCTCCAGCCAAAAACGGCTCCAAGCCTGTCCACAGCAACCAGCACCCCCAGTCCCCAGCTGTGCCGCCCACCTACTCCTCTGGCCCCCCACCTGCCACTTCTGCCTTGAGCTCCGCCCCTGGCAACAATGGGGCCTCTACCCTAGCAGCACCTCCAAGTGCCCTGGGCCCCAAGGCCAGTCCGGCTCCCAGCCACAACTCGGGTACTCCTGCCCCCTATGCCCAGGCTGTGGCCCCACCCAATGCCAGCGGGCCCAGCGCTGCCCAGCCCCGGCCTCCCAGTGCCCAGCCGAGCGGCGGGGGAAGCGGTGGTGGCAGCggagggagcagcagcagcagcagcagtggcacagGCGCGGGGGCTGGCAAGCAGAACGGTGCCACCA GCTACAGTTCGGTTGTTGCAGACAGCCCTGCGGAGGTGGCTCTGAGCAGCAGTGGGGGCAGCAGTGCCAGCAGCCAAGCCCTGGGCCCCACTTCAGGCCCTCATAACCCAGCTCCCAGCACCTC GAAGGAACCCAGTACGGCAGCCCCAGCGGGGACTGGGAGTGTGGCTTCAGGCTCAGGGAACAACTCAGGGGGACCCAGCCTCTTGGTGCCACTGCCTGTGAATCCTCCCAGTTCTCCGACACCCAGCTTCAGTGAGGCCAAGGCAGCTGGCCCCCTGCTCAATGGTCCCCCGCAGTTCAGTACCACCCCGGAGATAAAG GCCCCTGAACCTCTGAGCTCTCTGAAATCCATGGCAGAACGGGCAGCTATCAGCTCTGGTATTGAGGACCCTGTGCCAACGTTACACCTAACAGAGCGAG ACATCATCCTGAGCAGCACATCAGCACCCCCCACCTCAGCCCAGCCAGCCCTGCAGCTGTCAGAGGTGAACATACCATTGTCACTGGGCGTGTGTCCCCTGGGGCCGGTGTCCCTCACCAAGGAGCAGCTTtaccagcaagccatggaagAGGCCGCCTGGCACCACATGCCCCACCCCTCTGACTCTGAGCGCATTCG GCAGTACCTCCCCCGGAACCCTTGCCCGACACCCCCCTACCACCACCAGATGCCACCCCCACACTCGGACACAGTGGAGTTCTACCAGCGCCTGTCAACTGAGacactcttcttcatcttctactATCTGGAG GGAACCAAGGCACAGTATTTGGCAGCCAAGGCCCTAAAGAAGCAGTCCTGGCGATTCCACACCAAGTACATGATGTGGTTCCAGAGGCACGAGGAGCCCAAGACCATCACAGATGAGTTTGAGCAG GGCACCTACATCTACTTTGACTACGAGAAGTGGGGCCAGCGGAAGAAGGAAGGCTTCACCTTTGAGTACCGCTACCTGGAGGACCGGGACCTCCAGTGA
- the Leng1 gene encoding leukocyte receptor cluster member 1, whose protein sequence is MNILPKKSWHVRNKDNVARVRRDEARAREEEKERERRVLLAQQEARTEFLRKKARHSLPELEAADAGDPSSGPVDLFKELLEEGKGVPRGNKEHEEEKRQEKERQEKALGILTYLGQSAAEAQTQPPWYQLPPREGGCPPGPSPDEKIKNRLDPLREMQKHLGKKRHSSESRPSREERPQKQRPREPPSLQQLRTERLQREAAERARAEALLARVQGRASQQGQEEVEEMDERRRRYNSQFNPQLARRPRQQNPTPAH, encoded by the exons ATGAATATCTTGCCCAAGAAGAGCTGGCACGTCCGAAACAAGGACAATGTCGCCCGCGTGCGGCGCGATGAGGCCCGGGCccgggaggaggagaaggaacgtGAGCGGAGGGTGCTGCTCGCTCAGCAAGAG GCTCGCACAGAATTCCTACGGAAGAAAGCCAGGCACTCACTGCCTGAGCTGGAAGCAGCAGATGCAGGAGATCCAAGTTCTGGGCCTGTGGACCTGTTTAAGGAGTTGctagaagaagggaaaggagtgCCCAGAGGCAATAAAGAACATGAGGAAGAGAAGCGACAGGAGAAG GAGAGGCAAGAGAAAGCACTAGGCATCCTAACGTACTTGGGCCAGAGTGCAGCAGAGGCCCAAACTCAACCTCCTTGGTACCAGCTCCCCCCAAGGGAAGGGGGCTGCCCTCCAGGCCCAAGCCCAGACGAGAAGATCAAGAACCGGTTGGACCCCTTGAGGGAGATGCAGAAACACCTGGGAAAGAAAAGGCACAGCAGTGAAAGCCGGCCTTCTAGAGAGGAGCGGCCTCAGAAACAACGGCCCCGAGA GCCACCTTCCCTACAACAGCTCCGCACTGAGCGTCTTCAGCGGGAAGCAGCTGAGAGGGCTCGAGCAGAGGCCCTGCTGGCCCGGGTACAAGGCCGAGCATCCCAGCAAGGCCAGGAAGAAGTGGAAGAGATGGATGAAAGGAGGCGGCGGTACAACTCCCAGTTCAACCCCCAGCTGGCCCGGCGCCCCCGCCAGCAGAACCCCACTCCTGCCCACTGA
- the Tmc4 gene encoding voltage-gated chloride channel TMC4, whose product MEERPREAWGQSRDWSSSVKGRTGPSLSSVLKDLPSAATLRYRGPGVLPWGTLDEDEDEDGGGKGLQTFAETAHMESHPPRELPWPMQARREHRKSQAREQVASGSESKAASWTRQLSRTKGKMKEGFQTIQPWAWTLKKIGGQFGAGTESYFSLLRFLLFLNLVASVIEVCMKLVPAWLEGAPPGSPSPNISSPCGSYAPHTQGLVSFPTQLFNLLSGEGYLEWSPLFYGFYPPRSNLAIPYLCSVFVIGLIYLLFILHRSVSGLKETLLAESEVLTSYSHRVFSAWNFGLCGEVHVRLRQRVILYELQVELEEAVVRRRAAEQTLGQRAKVWSLRALLNLLILALLGAAFYGIYWATECTVTLQETPLVQQTPLLKLLVDYLPSIFISVFNFVLPPVFKFIASLEGYTRSRQIVFVLLRTVFLRLASLVLLLFSLWNQITCGGNKEAEGCKACGYNYREIPCWETRLGQEMYKLVLFDLLMGLLVMLLVQFPRKILCGLCPGALGRLAGTLEFQVPDEVLGLIYAQTVVWVGSFFCPLLPLINTAKLLILFCLKKITLFSIYSPASGTFRASIANFFFPLVLLVGLAISAVPVLYSIFLIPPSKLCGPFQGKPSIWVQIPESIESLPQTAQNFLYFLGTQAFAVPLLILSSILMAYTVALANCYGRLISELKRQIESEAQNKVFLARRAVALSSGNGVI is encoded by the exons ATGGAAGAACGTCCCAGGGAAGCCTGGGGCCAGTCCAGGGACTGGTCTAGCTCCGTGAAGGGGAGAACAG gtccatcactgtcctctgtgctgaaggacctcccaagtgctgctacTCTTCGATACCGTGGCCCCGGTGTGCTCCCTTGGGGGACactggatgaggatgaggatgaggatggaggCGGAAAGGGTCTTCAGACCTTTGCAGAAACTGCCCACATGGAATCTCACCCTCCCCGGGAACTTCCCTGGCCTATGCAGGCAAGGCGGGAACACAG aaAGAGCCAGGCTAGAGAGCAGGTGGCCTCTGGCTCTGAATCGAAGGCTGCCTCCTGGACCCGACAGCTTTCCAGGACCAAGGGGAAAATGAAAGAAGGCTTTCAGACTATACAGCCCTGGGCATGGACGCTGAAGAAGATTGGGG GCCAGTTCGGAGCAGGCACCGAGTCCTACTTCTCCCTGCTgcgcttcctgctcttcctcaaCCTGGTGGCATCTGTGATCGAAGTCTGCATGAAGCTGGTCCCCGCCTGGTTGGAAGGCGCTCCTCCAGGTTCCCCTAGCCCTAACATCTCCTCGCCCTGTGGTTCCTATGCCCCCCACACTCAGGGCCTGGTCAGCTTCCCCACTCAGCTCTTCAACTTGCTCTCTGGAGAG ggtTACCTAGAATGGTCCCCTCTGTTCTATGGGTTCTACCCACCCCGATCGAACCTGGCCATCCCCTACCTGTGCTCCGTCTTCGTCATCGGGCTCATCTACTTGCTGTTCATCCTACACCG TTCGGTGTCCGGGCTAAAGGAGACGCTGTTGGCCGAGTCAGAGGTTCTGACCAGTTACAGCCACCGGGTGTTCTCAGCTTGGAATTTTGGCCTCTGCGGGGAAGTGCACGTGCGGCTGCGCCAGCGCGTCATTTTGTACGAACTACAG GTGGAGCTGGAGGAAGCCGTGGTCAGGCGCCGTGCTGCGGAGCAGACGCTGGGCCAGCGAGCCAAGGTGTGGTCGTTGAGAGCTCTGCTCAACCTGCTGATCCTTGCGCTCCTGGGGGCGGCCTTCTACGGCATCTACTGGGCCACAGAGTGCACCGTGACGCTGCAG GAGACACCCCTTGTCCAACAAACCCCCCTCCTCAAACTTCTGGTGGATTATCTTCCATCCATTTTCATCTCCGTGTTCAACTTCGTGCTGCCCCCTGTGTTCAAGTTCATTGCCTCGCTGGAGGGCTACACGCGCAGCCGCCAGATCGTCTTCGTCCTGCTTCG GACTGTGTTTTTGCGTCTGGCCTCCCTGGTGCTCCTCTTGTTCTCTCTGTGGAATCAGATCACATGTGGGGGGAACAAGGAGGCGGAAGGATGCAAGGCCTGTGGCTACAATTACAGAGAAATTCCG tgctgggagaCTCGACTGGGCCAAGAGATGTACAAACTTGTGCTCTTTGATCTGCTGATGGGCCTGCTGGTCATGCTGTTGGTCCAGTTTCCTAGAAA GATACTCTGCGGCCTCTGTCCTGGAGCACTGGGTCGTCTGGCCGGGACTCTGGAGTTCCAAGTGCCCGACGAGGTGCTGGGGCTCATCTACGCTCAGACCGTGGTCTGGGTGGGAAGTTTTTTCTGCCCTCTACTACCTTTGATCAACACTGCCAAGCTCCTGATACTTTTCTGTCTGAAGAAG ATAACACTCTTCTCCATCTACTCACCGGCCTCTGGCACCTTCCGAGCCTCCATAGCAAATTTCTTTTTCCCCTTGGTGCTTCTTGTGGGTCTGGCAATCTCTGCTGTCCCTGTGCTCTACAGTATCTTCCT GATCCCACCTTCTAAGCTGTGTGGCCCATTCCAAGGGAAGCCGTCCATTTGGGTCCAGATCCCTGAGTCCATTGAAAGTCTCCCCCAAACTGCTCAGAACTTTCTCTACTTTCTGGGGACTCAGGCTTTTGCTGTACCCCTTCTGATCCTCTCTAG CATACTGATGGCGTATACAGTAGCCTTGGCTAACTGTTACGGACGCCTCATTTCTGAGCTCAAACGCCAGATAGAGTCG GAAGCGCAGAATAAAGTCTTCCTAGCCCGGAGAGCTGTGGCTCTGAGCTCAGGTAATGGAGTTATCTGA